From Desulfonatronum thiodismutans, a single genomic window includes:
- a CDS encoding envelope stress response membrane protein PspB: protein MMGFLTTLVLAGTALIIVFFLGVIVLTGIRHFRSGPDGGLSPEETDEARMIQEIYQSLEKLDARVDNLESILMRQNDEGGPK from the coding sequence ATGATGGGTTTTCTGACCACCCTGGTTCTCGCCGGAACGGCGTTGATCATCGTTTTCTTCCTGGGCGTGATCGTACTCACAGGTATCCGCCATTTCCGTTCCGGCCCGGACGGAGGATTATCGCCGGAAGAGACCGACGAAGCCCGCATGATCCAGGAGATCTATCAAAGCTTGGAAAAACTGGACGCCCGGGTGGACAACCTGGAATCCATCCTGATGCGCCAAAACGATGAAGGTGGTCCAAAATGA